The following is a genomic window from Candidatus Rubidus massiliensis.
ATCACTTATTTATTTCCAAATCTCACCAAAAGCAAGGAATAGGACGTCTATTGATTCAGAGTCTTTCTTCTTCTATCCCATTACCCTATAGATTAAAATGCATCGTAAAAAATGAAAACGCATTAGCTTTTTACCTGAAGAATGGCTGGTCTATTGCAGGTAAAGGCATTAGTGAAGATGGCGATTATTTACTCTTAGAGTTGCCAAAATTAGAGAGTCCGCTAAACAAAAATTAAGATGTGATTTCAATATCGAGACATTTGAGGAGATTGATCGCCTCTGGAAATGAAAACTTTGCTTTTTTAAGGTTATTCGTCTGAATATCAATGCCATAATTCTTTGCATTTCTGAAGTCAGACTTTGTCAAATTGCATTGATGAAATAGAGTTCCCAGTAAATCGGCATCGGAGAAGTCAGCCTCTTGTAAATCAGTGTTTGTGAAAAACACTTCCTTTACCTTGGAGCCTCTGAAAGAGATCTCCTTTAACTTCAAATCTGTGAAATTGCAGGTTTGCAGAATGCTCTTGATAAATTTGATATGAATGAACTTATCGCATTTGTAGAAATCAACACCCACCATTTTACATTCCTCAAAAATGATGTCTTGCAGCCGGCATCCATGGAGCTTTACCAAGCGGAGATTACAATTCTTGAATCGACATCCTGAAAAATGATGGATCTCCATCGTGCCATTTAGGTGCTTTTTTTCAGAGGTTCAAGAGCATCCAGAAGCGACTCAAACAACCACACAGCAAGCAACATCAAGTGCTAAAATTGAACCGTTGCCACTACCTGAGGCGCCTAAACCGAATTAGCAAAAGAAATCTCGGTTGAAGGGTTGGCTGGAATGATGGCCGGATTGGAGTACGAACAACCTCAACCTAGAAATCCTCCAATCTCTACTCTTGATCAGTTTTTAAGAGGAACAGAAATCAGAGAAGGTTCCATTCATATTCTTTATCACCCTAGAGATAAAATTAATTTCTACACAAACAATATCTGTTTTGTTGCTTATCCGATTGAAAAAGCTTACAAAAAAGTCTTAGCAGCAGAACTGATTGAACAAAGCAAACTAAATGAAAATGAGACTCTTAGAGATCTATCGCCAAAATTGGAGACTTTTAGAAAAGAACTCCAGGAAAAAATCAAAAAAACTGAAGAAGATATTCATAATATGGAGCAGCTGGGAGCATTAGATGACGCCATTGAACCTTATGCAACTCGATTAGCTCAACTAAAGACTGATCTGAAAAAACTTTCGATACCAGAATCTGCTCTAGATATTACCTTAAAAGATCTTATGGATTGTCAGTCAGCCTATACTCAACCTCCGGAATCACACTATATTTACGATTTAATCGATCTATTCCTTATGCCGTCCAATAATCACCAGGTGGATTATGCGGAAATAATGAAAAGAGAGCTTCTTGCTCCCCTTGGAATGAAGAATAGTGGTTTTCATGATGTTCCAGGTACACATATGGACGTCACATTCAAAAACGATAAAACAGGGAAGGATGAATCTTATGTACCATCTAAAGACCATCCAATGAGATATGGAGCTGGGTTCGGAAGAACTTCTCTTTCGGATGCATCGAAAATGGCAAAAGCATTGGCCGACCCTCGTGGATTAGTCTCGGAAGATGGTGAAACTGTTCTTCTTACCCATGAAGAGCTAGACAATTTTTTCAAGCCACACGGTCATTATGAAGGCTGGGGACTCGGAGGAGCTGAATTAACATGTGGCGGTAAAGTCATTGATAAAGGGGGATCGCTAAATCAGGACCAGTATTCATTTTGGGTCGATCGTGAATCTGGAATAGGAATGATTGTAATGTGTAATTGTGGAAGAAGACCGGATGAGATTTTAAATGCCTTTAAAGGAAAGATTGAACAAATCAATTATCCGAAAGCAAAGCAGATAGCAAAAGAAAAGGAAGGGGCTCCACTTGGGATAACCGCTAAGCATTATTTCGATCATCCATTGGTCTTGGAAGATGTACACCAATTGTTCGAAGGCACACGTGGTCGAGTTGCCTTGCTTTTTGATTATGATACAGCCAAAAAAGGGATTATTCATTGGAGTGGCACTCCACTTGAAGTTGAGAAGCAAGATGATGGAGCTTTTCATGTAACAACAGCAGGACGGTTCGAAGGGTTAGTAATTAGAAAAATAGAGGGGAAAGCATCCGGAAAAGATTATTTAGCCGTAGGAGATACCTCTTTTATTGAAATCGAAGCCGATAACTTACCCTCTAAAGAAGATGTCGAAAAGGCAGAAAAACAATTTCAAGCATTTCGTGGACAATATAGCAACAAAGAACATCCTGAATGGGGTACACTAGAATTTGAAGTCCTAAATGATGAAAGCGGAAATATTTTGCTTGGTGCAAGAGATGGAAGTAAAGGAGACTTTGTCCCACAAAGTATTGTAAAGGCCGATACCAATTCCATCTTATTCAACGGACATGATCGACAACCTCCTGATAAAATGTTCAGGTTTGTGAGAGAATCTGAAGTTGCACCATGGAGACTTCAAGTTTTAGACTATGCCTCCAAGCAGTTCATTGAAGAGAGACCAAAGTCATAAATAATTTTTTCTGTTTCCTTTAATATTATCTCCATGACGAGTATAATAAGGCATATTTTTGAACCTTTCAAGGAGAGATTTATGCCTTTGATTCAAGGAAGCAGTGAAGACACCATCCATTCGAACATCAAAAAGCTGATAGGGGAAGGGTATAAGAGAAAGCAAGCTGTCGCAATCGCCTATAGCGAAGCGGAGAAATCTAATGGTAAGAAAGATCAGTTACAGGAAAAACCCTCTCGTTACAAATTCTCCTCTGCAGGGCAGAATTATGGCGAAACGCAGCAGTTTCCATACTTGTGATCTTTATTCAGCGCTTTTTTCTTCCTCTGGATATACCTCGGGAACATAGTGAGCAAAATTTCTTGATTCTCTGTCACAGATGAAAACTGAAGTGACGGATGCCGAGCCGCCTGTTTCTACCTTGTCACTTTCATGATAGACGCCGTTCCATGCCTTTTCTGTCGCAATAGCTTCTGTCGGCGCTTCTACTTCCACCATAAAATACTGCGTGTATGCAAGTCCCACACGCCATTTTGGAAATTTTTTATTCATAATCCTCTAAAATTATCATGTTACATCAATATTTCCTTGAACTACTCCTGTGCAGGTCCAATCCGTGTTTGCTGTGATGCAAAGAAGTTGGATCGTATCATATTGATTACTTGAATCAAGATGTCCGCCAATACCCATTGTCGTGCTGCGGTTTCCAAAATAAATCGTCTGTCCCGCATTCTGTGCAATTTGCCAACCACCAGAACCTTTACCAATTACCCAGACCAAATCCCCCACATTCGATACAGAAGGCAATGTCATCGTGACTAGACCCAAATTGTTTGCAATATAGCCGTTATTCACATCCATGACTTGAGAAGGACTTATCACTTCTGTGAATGGAAACTTGGAAGCAGGCGCCCATTTTATCCCCTCGACAGTTGATGAATCAGCCGTCAAAACATCATTGTCCGATCCAACTGGTAGTCTCACATCACCTGAAGCTGTTCTAACAATCAGATCTCCTTTTGTTGTAGTAGGAGAGAGGTTATTAAACGCTGTTGCAGGATCAGCCACATCCGAAAGATTATTGGAAACGGCAAGCAAGTCTATTACTTTGACTCCGGAATCTTTGATGACTTTCCCAGTATTATCGGCGTAAGTCGCAATATCATCAGTTATCGATGAGCCAGGGCCAATCACATTCCCTGATCCACTACCACCGGTACCAGACTTATC
Proteins encoded in this region:
- a CDS encoding putative acetyltransferase, translated to MIKIRKANSEDTNQLAKLFLEVRQATFTWESPDKFKLEDYQKATEGETIFLAEDNQKIIGFISVWEHDSPAFLHHLFISKSHQKQGIGRLLIQSLSSSIPLPYRLKCIVKNENALAFYLKNGWSIAGKGISEDGDYLLLELPKLESPLNKN
- a CDS encoding Pentapeptide repeats (8 copies), which codes for MEIHHFSGCRFKNCNLRLVKLHGCRLQDIIFEECKMVGVDFYKCDKFIHIKFIKSILQTCNFTDLKLKEISFRGSKVKEVFFTNTDLQEADFSDADLLGTLFHQCNLTKSDFRNAKNYGIDIQTNNLKKAKFSFPEAINLLKCLDIEITS
- a CDS encoding Beta-lactamase, which translates into the protein MMAGLEYEQPQPRNPPISTLDQFLRGTEIREGSIHILYHPRDKINFYTNNICFVAYPIEKAYKKVLAAELIEQSKLNENETLRDLSPKLETFRKELQEKIKKTEEDIHNMEQLGALDDAIEPYATRLAQLKTDLKKLSIPESALDITLKDLMDCQSAYTQPPESHYIYDLIDLFLMPSNNHQVDYAEIMKRELLAPLGMKNSGFHDVPGTHMDVTFKNDKTGKDESYVPSKDHPMRYGAGFGRTSLSDASKMAKALADPRGLVSEDGETVLLTHEELDNFFKPHGHYEGWGLGGAELTCGGKVIDKGGSLNQDQYSFWVDRESGIGMIVMCNCGRRPDEILNAFKGKIEQINYPKAKQIAKEKEGAPLGITAKHYFDHPLVLEDVHQLFEGTRGRVALLFDYDTAKKGIIHWSGTPLEVEKQDDGAFHVTTAGRFEGLVIRKIEGKASGKDYLAVGDTSFIEIEADNLPSKEDVEKAEKQFQAFRGQYSNKEHPEWGTLEFEVLNDESGNILLGARDGSKGDFVPQSIVKADTNSILFNGHDRQPPDKMFRFVRESEVAPWRLQVLDYASKQFIEERPKS